From Pseudomonas sp. StFLB209, a single genomic window includes:
- the msrQ gene encoding protein-methionine-sulfoxide reductase heme-binding subunit MsrQ: protein MRYGVWRLMVFMLVLVWPVWWLYEAWIFALGPDPGKVLVDRLGLGTLILLLITLCMTPLARLTGWGGWMAVRRQLGLWCFAYAVLHVTLYALFILGLDWGQLGVELVKRPYIIVGSLAWLGLLALAVTSNRYSQRRLGRRWKSLHKLVYAVLLLGLLHMLWIVRSDLQEWLIYAAVGAVLLIIRIPALARKIPRLLPVRR, encoded by the coding sequence ATGCGTTACGGCGTATGGCGGTTGATGGTCTTTATGCTGGTGCTGGTGTGGCCGGTCTGGTGGTTGTATGAGGCATGGATCTTTGCGCTGGGGCCAGACCCGGGCAAGGTGCTGGTAGACAGGTTGGGGCTTGGCACGCTGATTCTATTGTTGATCACGTTATGCATGACGCCGCTGGCCCGCCTTACTGGGTGGGGTGGGTGGATGGCTGTGCGCCGGCAACTGGGGTTATGGTGCTTTGCATACGCGGTTCTGCACGTGACCTTGTATGCCTTGTTTATTCTTGGCCTGGACTGGGGGCAATTGGGTGTCGAGCTGGTGAAGCGGCCCTACATTATTGTTGGCAGTCTGGCATGGCTGGGGTTGCTGGCTCTGGCAGTGACTTCCAATCGGTATAGTCAGCGCCGGCTTGGGCGGCGCTGGAAGTCGCTGCATAAGCTTGTCTATGCCGTCTTGCTGCTTGGTTTGTTGCATATGCTCTGGATTGTGCGCTCGGATCTGCAGGAGTGGCTCATATATGCAGCTGTTGGCGCAGTGCTGCTTATAATACGAATCCCGGCATTGGCCCGGAAAATCCCGCGATTATTACCGGTCAGGCGCTAA
- the msrP gene encoding protein-methionine-sulfoxide reductase catalytic subunit MsrP, with translation MLIKFPSASDSRESDVTPESIYLSRRTLLGSSMAGLAMAGLPHWANAGEPSRYADVEPGRAPGWFNDKLGSLQWQVVTAKDEAVTPYKDATHYNNFYEFGPDKGDPAQNAGSLKVEPWSVVIDGEVAKPGRYALEDFIKPFQLQERIYRMRCVEAWSMVIPWIGFPLAELLKQVEPTSKARYIRFETLKDPQSMPGQRSGFALIDWPYVEGLRLDEAMHPLTILAVGMYGRELPNQNGAPLRLVVPWKYGFKGVKSIVRISLVNEQPRTTWQSLAPSEYGFYANVNPTVDHPRWTQARERRLPSGLFSPNVRQTEMFNGYGEEVASLYSGMDLRKDY, from the coding sequence ATGCTTATCAAGTTTCCTTCTGCATCCGACTCTCGCGAGTCGGATGTCACGCCCGAATCCATCTATCTCTCCCGCCGTACTCTGCTGGGCAGTTCCATGGCGGGGTTGGCCATGGCCGGCTTGCCTCACTGGGCCAATGCCGGCGAGCCCTCTCGCTATGCTGATGTCGAGCCGGGCAGGGCGCCTGGCTGGTTCAACGACAAGCTCGGTTCGTTGCAGTGGCAGGTCGTGACGGCCAAAGACGAAGCTGTCACGCCTTACAAGGATGCCACTCACTACAACAACTTCTATGAGTTCGGCCCTGACAAAGGTGATCCGGCGCAGAATGCCGGGTCTCTCAAGGTCGAGCCCTGGAGCGTGGTCATTGACGGAGAGGTGGCTAAGCCGGGCCGCTATGCGCTTGAGGATTTCATCAAGCCCTTCCAGCTACAGGAGCGGATCTACCGGATGCGCTGCGTCGAAGCCTGGTCAATGGTCATTCCCTGGATAGGTTTTCCGCTGGCTGAATTGCTCAAGCAGGTTGAGCCGACTTCGAAGGCGCGCTACATCCGTTTCGAGACCCTCAAGGATCCGCAGTCAATGCCCGGCCAGCGTTCGGGGTTTGCTCTGATTGACTGGCCTTATGTAGAGGGGTTGCGGCTTGATGAGGCGATGCATCCGCTGACCATTCTGGCGGTGGGGATGTATGGACGTGAGCTGCCCAACCAGAATGGTGCGCCGTTGCGTCTGGTAGTGCCCTGGAAGTATGGCTTCAAAGGTGTGAAGTCAATTGTACGGATCAGCCTGGTCAATGAGCAGCCACGCACCACCTGGCAAAGCCTGGCGCCCAGTGAGTATGGTTTTTATGCCAATGTGAACCCGACGGTCGATCATCCGCGCTGGACCCAGGCACGAGAAAGGCGGTTGCCCAGCGGCTTGTTCAGCCCCAATGTGCGGCAGACCGAGATGTTCAATGGTTATGGGGAAGAGGTGGCGTCCCTGTATTCCGGTATGGATCTGCGCAAGGATTACTGA
- the pssA gene encoding CDP-diacylglycerol--serine O-phosphatidyltransferase, with translation MSERPEESRKGSDAESLLPIDEHVEEVRDAEGRQVRHRGIYLLPNLFTTANLFAGFYSIISSMSAMSAGDSASASKYFAFAAIAIFVAMVLDGLDGRVARMTNTQSAFGAEYDSLSDMVAFGVAPALLAFGWALGDMGKVGWMVAFIYVAGAALRLARFNTQVGKADKRYFIGLASPAAAGVVAGTVWAFSDYGIQGSKLSFLVALLVAAAGMLMVSNIKYNSFKELDLKGRVPFVAILVVVLVFAVVFSDPPRILLLIFLGYALSGPAQYLLRLQRRK, from the coding sequence ATGAGCGAACGTCCTGAAGAATCCCGCAAGGGTTCTGACGCCGAAAGCCTGCTACCCATCGATGAGCATGTAGAAGAGGTGCGTGATGCCGAAGGGCGTCAGGTTCGGCACCGTGGTATCTATCTGCTGCCCAATCTGTTCACCACCGCCAATCTGTTTGCCGGCTTCTATTCGATCATCAGTTCGATGAGTGCCATGAGCGCCGGCGATTCTGCCAGTGCCAGCAAGTACTTCGCGTTTGCAGCCATCGCGATTTTCGTCGCCATGGTGCTCGACGGCCTGGATGGTCGAGTGGCCCGCATGACCAATACCCAAAGTGCCTTTGGTGCTGAATACGACTCGCTGTCCGACATGGTCGCGTTTGGGGTTGCGCCTGCCCTGCTGGCATTCGGCTGGGCACTGGGTGATATGGGCAAGGTCGGCTGGATGGTCGCCTTCATCTATGTGGCGGGCGCCGCGCTGCGCCTGGCGCGCTTCAATACTCAGGTTGGCAAAGCCGACAAGCGTTACTTCATCGGTCTGGCCAGTCCGGCAGCAGCCGGTGTGGTCGCCGGTACGGTGTGGGCGTTCAGTGACTACGGCATCCAGGGCTCGAAGCTGTCGTTTCTGGTCGCGCTGCTGGTGGCTGCGGCGGGCATGCTGATGGTCAGCAATATCAAGTACAACAGCTTCAAAGAGTTGGATCTCAAGGGGCGGGTGCCTTTTGTTGCAATTCTTGTGGTGGTGTTGGTGTTTGCCGTGGTGTTCAGTGACCCGCCGCGTATCCTGCTGTTGATTTTCCTGGGTTATGCGCTGTCAGGCCCCGCTCAATATCTGTTACGTCTACAGCGGCGCAAGTGA
- the ilvC gene encoding ketol-acid reductoisomerase, protein MKVFYDKDCDLSIIQGKKVAIIGYGSQGHAQACNLKDSGVDVTIGLRKGSATVAKAEAHGLKVTDVASAVAAADLVMILTPDEFQGQLYKQEIEPNLKQGATLAFSHGFAIHYNQVVPRADLDVIMIAPKAPGHTVRTEFVKGGGIPDLIAIYQDASGNAKNVALSYASGVGGGRTGIIETTFKDETETDLFGEQAVLCGGTVELVKAGFETLVEAGYAPEMAYFECLHELKLIVDLMYEGGIANMNYSISNNAEYGEYVTGPEVINEESRKAMRNALKRIQDGEYAKMFISEGATNYPSMTAKRRNNAAHGIEVIGEQLRSMMPWIAANKIVDKAKN, encoded by the coding sequence ATGAAAGTTTTCTACGACAAAGACTGTGACCTTTCGATCATCCAGGGCAAGAAAGTCGCGATCATCGGCTACGGCTCCCAGGGCCACGCTCAAGCGTGCAACCTGAAAGACTCCGGCGTTGACGTCACTATCGGCCTGCGTAAAGGTTCGGCTACTGTCGCCAAGGCTGAAGCTCATGGCCTGAAAGTGACTGACGTCGCTTCTGCCGTTGCTGCTGCCGACCTGGTCATGATCCTGACTCCGGACGAATTCCAGGGCCAGCTGTACAAGCAGGAAATCGAGCCAAACCTGAAGCAGGGCGCTACCCTGGCGTTCTCCCACGGTTTCGCCATCCACTACAACCAGGTCGTGCCACGCGCTGACCTGGACGTGATCATGATCGCGCCAAAAGCGCCAGGTCACACCGTACGTACCGAGTTCGTCAAAGGCGGCGGTATTCCTGACCTGATCGCTATCTACCAGGACGCTTCGGGCAACGCCAAAAACGTTGCACTGTCTTACGCTTCGGGCGTGGGCGGCGGCCGTACCGGTATCATCGAAACCACCTTCAAGGACGAGACTGAAACCGACCTGTTCGGCGAGCAGGCTGTTCTGTGTGGCGGTACCGTTGAGCTGGTCAAAGCCGGTTTCGAAACCCTGGTTGAAGCTGGCTACGCGCCAGAAATGGCCTACTTCGAGTGCCTGCACGAACTGAAACTGATCGTTGACCTCATGTACGAAGGCGGTATCGCCAACATGAACTACTCGATCTCCAACAACGCCGAGTACGGCGAGTACGTGACCGGTCCAGAAGTCATCAACGAAGAATCCCGCAAGGCCATGCGCAATGCTCTCAAGCGCATCCAGGACGGCGAGTACGCGAAGATGTTCATCAGCGAAGGCGCTACCAACTATCCATCGATGACCGCCAAGCGTCGTAACAACGCCGCTCACGGTATCGAAGTCATTGGCGAGCAGCTGCGCTCGATGATGCCTTGGATCGCGGCGAACAAAATCGTCGACAAAGCCAAGAACTAA
- the ilvN gene encoding acetolactate synthase small subunit, protein MRHIISLLLENEPGALSRVVGLFSQRNYNIESLTVAPTEDPTLSRLTLTTVGHDEVIEQITKNLNKLVEVVKLVDLSESAHIERELMLVKVKATGAQRAEIKRTTDIFRGQIVDVTASVYTVQLSGTSDKLDSFIQAIGTAAILETVRSGVTGIARGDKVLSI, encoded by the coding sequence ATGCGGCACATCATTTCCCTACTGCTGGAAAACGAACCGGGTGCACTGTCGCGCGTCGTGGGTCTGTTCTCCCAGCGTAACTACAACATCGAAAGCCTGACCGTGGCACCGACTGAAGACCCGACCCTGTCGCGTCTGACGCTGACCACTGTGGGGCACGATGAGGTGATCGAGCAGATCACCAAGAACCTCAACAAACTGGTTGAAGTGGTCAAGCTGGTCGACCTCTCCGAGAGCGCGCATATCGAGCGTGAACTCATGCTGGTCAAGGTCAAGGCCACTGGCGCGCAGCGTGCCGAGATCAAGCGCACCACGGATATCTTCCGCGGGCAGATCGTCGACGTCACGGCCAGCGTTTATACCGTGCAGTTGAGCGGCACCAGCGACAAGCTGGACAGCTTCATTCAGGCCATCGGCACCGCCGCTATCCTGGAAACAGTTCGCAGTGGCGTGACGGGCATTGCCCGTGGCGACAAAGTGCTGAGCATCTAA